Proteins encoded by one window of Hippoglossus hippoglossus isolate fHipHip1 chromosome 15, fHipHip1.pri, whole genome shotgun sequence:
- the mapk8a gene encoding mitogen-activated protein kinase 8 isoform X3 — MNKNKREREFYSLDVGDSTFTVLKRYQNLRPIGSGAQGIVCSAYDQMLERNVAIKKLSRPFQNQTHAKRAYRELVLMKCVNHKNIIGLLHVFTPQKSLQDFQDVYLVMELMDANLCQVIQMELDHERLSYLLYQTLCGIKHLHAAGIIHRDLKPSNIVVKSDCTLKILDFGLARTAATGLLMTPYVVTRYYRAPEVILGMGYQANVDIWSVGCILAEMVRHKILFPGRDYIDQWNKVIEQLGTPTQEFLMKLNQSVRTYVENRPRYAGYSFEKLFPDVLFPADSDHNKLKASQARDLLSKMLVIDSSKRITVDEALQHPYINVWYDPAEVEAPPPKIPEKALDEREHTVEEWKDLIYKEVSDWEEFTKNGVIRGQPPPLGAAVIDSPPQPTSSSSSANDVSSMSTEPTDPCSDPTLTSETDSSLESHTSLGALACCR, encoded by the exons ATGAACAAAAACAAGCGAGAGAGGGAGTTCTACAGCCTCGATGTGGGAGACTCGACGTTCACGGTACTGAAGCGATACCAGAATCTAAGACCCATCGGGTCAGGAGCGCAGGGGATTGTGTG CTCTGCTTACGACCAAATGCTTGAACGAAATGTTGCCATCAAGAAGCTGAGTCGGCCGTTTCAAAATCAAACCCATGCCAAGAGGGCGTACAGAGAGCTAGTCCTAATGAAATGTGTCAATCACAAAAAT ATCATTGGCCTATTACATGTATTTACACCACAAAAATCATTACAAGATTTTCAAGATGT GTACTTGGTGATGGAGCTGATGGACGCCAACCTGTGCCAGGTCATTCAGATGGAGCTGGACCACGAGAGGCTGTCTTACCTGCTCTATCAGACGCTGTGCGGTATCAAACACCTCCACGCAGCCGGCATCATTCACAGG GACCTGAAGCCAAGTAACATAGTCGTCAAGTCAGATTGTACACTGAAGATCTTGGACTTTGGCCTGGCTCGGACGGCGGCCACCGGCCTCCTGATGACACCGTACGTGGTGACGCGTTACTACAGAGCACCTGAGGTTATCCTGGGCATGGGATATCAAGCCAATG TGGACATATGGTCTGTGGGCTGCATACTGGCAGAAATGGTTCGCCATAAAATCCTCTTCCCAGGAAGGGACT ATATTGATCAGTGGAACAAGGTCATCGAGCAGCTCGGAACCCCAACTCAGGAATTCCTCATGAAGCTGAATCAGTCGGTAAGAACATACGTAGAAAACAGGCCACGCTACGCCGGATACAGCTTCGAGAAACTCTTCCCAGACGTGCTCTTCCCTGCTGACTCTGATCACAACAAACTGAAAG CGAGCCAAGCCAGAGATCTCTTATCCAAGATGTTAGTGATTGATTCCTCCAAACGAATCACTGTAGACGAGGCCCTGCAGCACCCCTACATCAATGTTTGGTACGACCCAGCAGAAGTGGAAGCG ccACCTCCGAAGATTCCGGAGAAAGCATTGGACGAGAGGGAGCATACCGTGGAGGAGTGGAAAG ATCTAATTTATAAGGAAGTGAGTGATTGGGAGGAGTTTACAAAAAATGGAGTGATAAGAGGCCAGCCACCTCCTTTAG GTGCAGCAGTGATCGACAGCCCCCCCCAGCCcacgtcctcctcttcctcggccAACGACGTCTCGTCCATGTCCACGGAGCCCACTGACCCGTGCAGTGACCCCACCTTGACCTCTGAAACAGACAGCAGCTTGGAAAGCCATACCTCTCTGGGTGCGCTGGCCTGCTGCAGATAA
- the mapk8a gene encoding mitogen-activated protein kinase 8 isoform X5, whose amino-acid sequence MIITLRSLFEQGRTFLDAQRAVIEDLAMNKNKREREFYSLDVGDSTFTVLKRYQNLRPIGSGAQGIVCSAYDQMLERNVAIKKLSRPFQNQTHAKRAYRELVLMKCVNHKNIIGLLHVFTPQKSLQDFQDVYLVMELMDANLCQVIQMELDHERLSYLLYQTLCGIKHLHAAGIIHRDLKPSNIVVKSDCTLKILDFGLARTAATGLLMTPYVVTRYYRAPEVILGMGYQANVDVWSVGCIVAEMIRGSVLFPGTDHIDQWNKVIEQLGTPTQEFLMKLNQSVRTYVENRPRYAGYSFEKLFPDVLFPADSDHNKLKASQARDLLSKMLVIDSSKRITVDEALQHPYINVWYDPAEVEAPPPKIPEKALDEREHTVEEWKDLIYKEVSDWEEFTKNGVIRGQPPPLAQVQQ is encoded by the exons ATGATCATAACACTGCGGTCTCTCTTCGAACAAGGG aggacatttttggaTGCACAGAGAGCAGTAATTGAAGATCTCGCCATGAACAAAAACAAGCGAGAGAGGGAGTTCTACAGCCTCGATGTGGGAGACTCGACGTTCACGGTACTGAAGCGATACCAGAATCTAAGACCCATCGGGTCAGGAGCGCAGGGGATTGTGTG CTCTGCTTACGACCAAATGCTTGAACGAAATGTTGCCATCAAGAAGCTGAGTCGGCCGTTTCAAAATCAAACCCATGCCAAGAGGGCGTACAGAGAGCTAGTCCTAATGAAATGTGTCAATCACAAAAAT ATCATTGGCCTATTACATGTATTTACACCACAAAAATCATTACAAGATTTTCAAGATGT GTACTTGGTGATGGAGCTGATGGACGCCAACCTGTGCCAGGTCATTCAGATGGAGCTGGACCACGAGAGGCTGTCTTACCTGCTCTATCAGACGCTGTGCGGTATCAAACACCTCCACGCAGCCGGCATCATTCACAGG GACCTGAAGCCAAGTAACATAGTCGTCAAGTCAGATTGTACACTGAAGATCTTGGACTTTGGCCTGGCTCGGACGGCGGCCACCGGCCTCCTGATGACACCGTACGTGGTGACGCGTTACTACAGAGCACCTGAGGTTATCCTGGGCATGGGATATCAAGCCAATG TGGACGTATGGTCAGTGGGCTGCATTGTGGCTGAAATGATCAGGGGAAGCGTGTTGTTCCCCGGCACTGATC ATATTGATCAGTGGAACAAGGTCATCGAGCAGCTCGGAACCCCAACTCAGGAATTCCTCATGAAGCTGAATCAGTCGGTAAGAACATACGTAGAAAACAGGCCACGCTACGCCGGATACAGCTTCGAGAAACTCTTCCCAGACGTGCTCTTCCCTGCTGACTCTGATCACAACAAACTGAAAG CGAGCCAAGCCAGAGATCTCTTATCCAAGATGTTAGTGATTGATTCCTCCAAACGAATCACTGTAGACGAGGCCCTGCAGCACCCCTACATCAATGTTTGGTACGACCCAGCAGAAGTGGAAGCG ccACCTCCGAAGATTCCGGAGAAAGCATTGGACGAGAGGGAGCATACCGTGGAGGAGTGGAAAG ATCTAATTTATAAGGAAGTGAGTGATTGGGAGGAGTTTACAAAAAATGGAGTGATAAGAGGCCAGCCACCTCCTTTAG CACAGGTGCAGCAGTGA
- the mapk8a gene encoding mitogen-activated protein kinase 8 isoform X4, with product MIITLRSLFEQGRTFLDAQRAVIEDLAMNKNKREREFYSLDVGDSTFTVLKRYQNLRPIGSGAQGIVCSAYDQMLERNVAIKKLSRPFQNQTHAKRAYRELVLMKCVNHKNIIGLLHVFTPQKSLQDFQDVYLVMELMDANLCQVIQMELDHERLSYLLYQTLCGIKHLHAAGIIHRDLKPSNIVVKSDCTLKILDFGLARTAATGLLMTPYVVTRYYRAPEVILGMGYQANVDIWSVGCILAEMVRHKILFPGRDYIDQWNKVIEQLGTPTQEFLMKLNQSVRTYVENRPRYAGYSFEKLFPDVLFPADSDHNKLKASQARDLLSKMLVIDSSKRITVDEALQHPYINVWYDPAEVEAPPPKIPEKALDEREHTVEEWKDLIYKEVSDWEEFTKNGVIRGQPPPLAQVQQ from the exons ATGATCATAACACTGCGGTCTCTCTTCGAACAAGGG aggacatttttggaTGCACAGAGAGCAGTAATTGAAGATCTCGCCATGAACAAAAACAAGCGAGAGAGGGAGTTCTACAGCCTCGATGTGGGAGACTCGACGTTCACGGTACTGAAGCGATACCAGAATCTAAGACCCATCGGGTCAGGAGCGCAGGGGATTGTGTG CTCTGCTTACGACCAAATGCTTGAACGAAATGTTGCCATCAAGAAGCTGAGTCGGCCGTTTCAAAATCAAACCCATGCCAAGAGGGCGTACAGAGAGCTAGTCCTAATGAAATGTGTCAATCACAAAAAT ATCATTGGCCTATTACATGTATTTACACCACAAAAATCATTACAAGATTTTCAAGATGT GTACTTGGTGATGGAGCTGATGGACGCCAACCTGTGCCAGGTCATTCAGATGGAGCTGGACCACGAGAGGCTGTCTTACCTGCTCTATCAGACGCTGTGCGGTATCAAACACCTCCACGCAGCCGGCATCATTCACAGG GACCTGAAGCCAAGTAACATAGTCGTCAAGTCAGATTGTACACTGAAGATCTTGGACTTTGGCCTGGCTCGGACGGCGGCCACCGGCCTCCTGATGACACCGTACGTGGTGACGCGTTACTACAGAGCACCTGAGGTTATCCTGGGCATGGGATATCAAGCCAATG TGGACATATGGTCTGTGGGCTGCATACTGGCAGAAATGGTTCGCCATAAAATCCTCTTCCCAGGAAGGGACT ATATTGATCAGTGGAACAAGGTCATCGAGCAGCTCGGAACCCCAACTCAGGAATTCCTCATGAAGCTGAATCAGTCGGTAAGAACATACGTAGAAAACAGGCCACGCTACGCCGGATACAGCTTCGAGAAACTCTTCCCAGACGTGCTCTTCCCTGCTGACTCTGATCACAACAAACTGAAAG CGAGCCAAGCCAGAGATCTCTTATCCAAGATGTTAGTGATTGATTCCTCCAAACGAATCACTGTAGACGAGGCCCTGCAGCACCCCTACATCAATGTTTGGTACGACCCAGCAGAAGTGGAAGCG ccACCTCCGAAGATTCCGGAGAAAGCATTGGACGAGAGGGAGCATACCGTGGAGGAGTGGAAAG ATCTAATTTATAAGGAAGTGAGTGATTGGGAGGAGTTTACAAAAAATGGAGTGATAAGAGGCCAGCCACCTCCTTTAG CACAGGTGCAGCAGTGA
- the mapk8a gene encoding mitogen-activated protein kinase 8 isoform X6 — MNKNKREREFYSLDVGDSTFTVLKRYQNLRPIGSGAQGIVCSAYDQMLERNVAIKKLSRPFQNQTHAKRAYRELVLMKCVNHKNIIGLLHVFTPQKSLQDFQDVYLVMELMDANLCQVIQMELDHERLSYLLYQTLCGIKHLHAAGIIHRDLKPSNIVVKSDCTLKILDFGLARTAATGLLMTPYVVTRYYRAPEVILGMGYQANVDIWSVGCILAEMVRHKILFPGRDYIDQWNKVIEQLGTPTQEFLMKLNQSVRTYVENRPRYAGYSFEKLFPDVLFPADSDHNKLKASQARDLLSKMLVIDSSKRITVDEALQHPYINVWYDPAEVEAPPPKIPEKALDEREHTVEEWKDLIYKEVSDWEEFTKNGVIRGQPPPLAQVQQ; from the exons ATGAACAAAAACAAGCGAGAGAGGGAGTTCTACAGCCTCGATGTGGGAGACTCGACGTTCACGGTACTGAAGCGATACCAGAATCTAAGACCCATCGGGTCAGGAGCGCAGGGGATTGTGTG CTCTGCTTACGACCAAATGCTTGAACGAAATGTTGCCATCAAGAAGCTGAGTCGGCCGTTTCAAAATCAAACCCATGCCAAGAGGGCGTACAGAGAGCTAGTCCTAATGAAATGTGTCAATCACAAAAAT ATCATTGGCCTATTACATGTATTTACACCACAAAAATCATTACAAGATTTTCAAGATGT GTACTTGGTGATGGAGCTGATGGACGCCAACCTGTGCCAGGTCATTCAGATGGAGCTGGACCACGAGAGGCTGTCTTACCTGCTCTATCAGACGCTGTGCGGTATCAAACACCTCCACGCAGCCGGCATCATTCACAGG GACCTGAAGCCAAGTAACATAGTCGTCAAGTCAGATTGTACACTGAAGATCTTGGACTTTGGCCTGGCTCGGACGGCGGCCACCGGCCTCCTGATGACACCGTACGTGGTGACGCGTTACTACAGAGCACCTGAGGTTATCCTGGGCATGGGATATCAAGCCAATG TGGACATATGGTCTGTGGGCTGCATACTGGCAGAAATGGTTCGCCATAAAATCCTCTTCCCAGGAAGGGACT ATATTGATCAGTGGAACAAGGTCATCGAGCAGCTCGGAACCCCAACTCAGGAATTCCTCATGAAGCTGAATCAGTCGGTAAGAACATACGTAGAAAACAGGCCACGCTACGCCGGATACAGCTTCGAGAAACTCTTCCCAGACGTGCTCTTCCCTGCTGACTCTGATCACAACAAACTGAAAG CGAGCCAAGCCAGAGATCTCTTATCCAAGATGTTAGTGATTGATTCCTCCAAACGAATCACTGTAGACGAGGCCCTGCAGCACCCCTACATCAATGTTTGGTACGACCCAGCAGAAGTGGAAGCG ccACCTCCGAAGATTCCGGAGAAAGCATTGGACGAGAGGGAGCATACCGTGGAGGAGTGGAAAG ATCTAATTTATAAGGAAGTGAGTGATTGGGAGGAGTTTACAAAAAATGGAGTGATAAGAGGCCAGCCACCTCCTTTAG CACAGGTGCAGCAGTGA
- the mapk8a gene encoding mitogen-activated protein kinase 8 isoform X1 — protein MIITLRSLFEQGRTFLDAQRAVIEDLAMNKNKREREFYSLDVGDSTFTVLKRYQNLRPIGSGAQGIVCSAYDQMLERNVAIKKLSRPFQNQTHAKRAYRELVLMKCVNHKNIIGLLHVFTPQKSLQDFQDVYLVMELMDANLCQVIQMELDHERLSYLLYQTLCGIKHLHAAGIIHRDLKPSNIVVKSDCTLKILDFGLARTAATGLLMTPYVVTRYYRAPEVILGMGYQANVDIWSVGCILAEMVRHKILFPGRDYIDQWNKVIEQLGTPTQEFLMKLNQSVRTYVENRPRYAGYSFEKLFPDVLFPADSDHNKLKASQARDLLSKMLVIDSSKRITVDEALQHPYINVWYDPAEVEAPPPKIPEKALDEREHTVEEWKDLIYKEVSDWEEFTKNGVIRGQPPPLGAAVIDSPPQPTSSSSSANDVSSMSTEPTDPCSDPTLTSETDSSLESHTSLGALACCR, from the exons ATGATCATAACACTGCGGTCTCTCTTCGAACAAGGG aggacatttttggaTGCACAGAGAGCAGTAATTGAAGATCTCGCCATGAACAAAAACAAGCGAGAGAGGGAGTTCTACAGCCTCGATGTGGGAGACTCGACGTTCACGGTACTGAAGCGATACCAGAATCTAAGACCCATCGGGTCAGGAGCGCAGGGGATTGTGTG CTCTGCTTACGACCAAATGCTTGAACGAAATGTTGCCATCAAGAAGCTGAGTCGGCCGTTTCAAAATCAAACCCATGCCAAGAGGGCGTACAGAGAGCTAGTCCTAATGAAATGTGTCAATCACAAAAAT ATCATTGGCCTATTACATGTATTTACACCACAAAAATCATTACAAGATTTTCAAGATGT GTACTTGGTGATGGAGCTGATGGACGCCAACCTGTGCCAGGTCATTCAGATGGAGCTGGACCACGAGAGGCTGTCTTACCTGCTCTATCAGACGCTGTGCGGTATCAAACACCTCCACGCAGCCGGCATCATTCACAGG GACCTGAAGCCAAGTAACATAGTCGTCAAGTCAGATTGTACACTGAAGATCTTGGACTTTGGCCTGGCTCGGACGGCGGCCACCGGCCTCCTGATGACACCGTACGTGGTGACGCGTTACTACAGAGCACCTGAGGTTATCCTGGGCATGGGATATCAAGCCAATG TGGACATATGGTCTGTGGGCTGCATACTGGCAGAAATGGTTCGCCATAAAATCCTCTTCCCAGGAAGGGACT ATATTGATCAGTGGAACAAGGTCATCGAGCAGCTCGGAACCCCAACTCAGGAATTCCTCATGAAGCTGAATCAGTCGGTAAGAACATACGTAGAAAACAGGCCACGCTACGCCGGATACAGCTTCGAGAAACTCTTCCCAGACGTGCTCTTCCCTGCTGACTCTGATCACAACAAACTGAAAG CGAGCCAAGCCAGAGATCTCTTATCCAAGATGTTAGTGATTGATTCCTCCAAACGAATCACTGTAGACGAGGCCCTGCAGCACCCCTACATCAATGTTTGGTACGACCCAGCAGAAGTGGAAGCG ccACCTCCGAAGATTCCGGAGAAAGCATTGGACGAGAGGGAGCATACCGTGGAGGAGTGGAAAG ATCTAATTTATAAGGAAGTGAGTGATTGGGAGGAGTTTACAAAAAATGGAGTGATAAGAGGCCAGCCACCTCCTTTAG GTGCAGCAGTGATCGACAGCCCCCCCCAGCCcacgtcctcctcttcctcggccAACGACGTCTCGTCCATGTCCACGGAGCCCACTGACCCGTGCAGTGACCCCACCTTGACCTCTGAAACAGACAGCAGCTTGGAAAGCCATACCTCTCTGGGTGCGCTGGCCTGCTGCAGATAA
- the mapk8a gene encoding mitogen-activated protein kinase 8 isoform X2, which produces MIITLRSLFEQGRTFLDAQRAVIEDLAMNKNKREREFYSLDVGDSTFTVLKRYQNLRPIGSGAQGIVCSAYDQMLERNVAIKKLSRPFQNQTHAKRAYRELVLMKCVNHKNIIGLLHVFTPQKSLQDFQDVYLVMELMDANLCQVIQMELDHERLSYLLYQTLCGIKHLHAAGIIHRDLKPSNIVVKSDCTLKILDFGLARTAATGLLMTPYVVTRYYRAPEVILGMGYQANVDVWSVGCIVAEMIRGSVLFPGTDHIDQWNKVIEQLGTPTQEFLMKLNQSVRTYVENRPRYAGYSFEKLFPDVLFPADSDHNKLKASQARDLLSKMLVIDSSKRITVDEALQHPYINVWYDPAEVEAPPPKIPEKALDEREHTVEEWKDLIYKEVSDWEEFTKNGVIRGQPPPLGAAVIDSPPQPTSSSSSANDVSSMSTEPTDPCSDPTLTSETDSSLESHTSLGALACCR; this is translated from the exons ATGATCATAACACTGCGGTCTCTCTTCGAACAAGGG aggacatttttggaTGCACAGAGAGCAGTAATTGAAGATCTCGCCATGAACAAAAACAAGCGAGAGAGGGAGTTCTACAGCCTCGATGTGGGAGACTCGACGTTCACGGTACTGAAGCGATACCAGAATCTAAGACCCATCGGGTCAGGAGCGCAGGGGATTGTGTG CTCTGCTTACGACCAAATGCTTGAACGAAATGTTGCCATCAAGAAGCTGAGTCGGCCGTTTCAAAATCAAACCCATGCCAAGAGGGCGTACAGAGAGCTAGTCCTAATGAAATGTGTCAATCACAAAAAT ATCATTGGCCTATTACATGTATTTACACCACAAAAATCATTACAAGATTTTCAAGATGT GTACTTGGTGATGGAGCTGATGGACGCCAACCTGTGCCAGGTCATTCAGATGGAGCTGGACCACGAGAGGCTGTCTTACCTGCTCTATCAGACGCTGTGCGGTATCAAACACCTCCACGCAGCCGGCATCATTCACAGG GACCTGAAGCCAAGTAACATAGTCGTCAAGTCAGATTGTACACTGAAGATCTTGGACTTTGGCCTGGCTCGGACGGCGGCCACCGGCCTCCTGATGACACCGTACGTGGTGACGCGTTACTACAGAGCACCTGAGGTTATCCTGGGCATGGGATATCAAGCCAATG TGGACGTATGGTCAGTGGGCTGCATTGTGGCTGAAATGATCAGGGGAAGCGTGTTGTTCCCCGGCACTGATC ATATTGATCAGTGGAACAAGGTCATCGAGCAGCTCGGAACCCCAACTCAGGAATTCCTCATGAAGCTGAATCAGTCGGTAAGAACATACGTAGAAAACAGGCCACGCTACGCCGGATACAGCTTCGAGAAACTCTTCCCAGACGTGCTCTTCCCTGCTGACTCTGATCACAACAAACTGAAAG CGAGCCAAGCCAGAGATCTCTTATCCAAGATGTTAGTGATTGATTCCTCCAAACGAATCACTGTAGACGAGGCCCTGCAGCACCCCTACATCAATGTTTGGTACGACCCAGCAGAAGTGGAAGCG ccACCTCCGAAGATTCCGGAGAAAGCATTGGACGAGAGGGAGCATACCGTGGAGGAGTGGAAAG ATCTAATTTATAAGGAAGTGAGTGATTGGGAGGAGTTTACAAAAAATGGAGTGATAAGAGGCCAGCCACCTCCTTTAG GTGCAGCAGTGATCGACAGCCCCCCCCAGCCcacgtcctcctcttcctcggccAACGACGTCTCGTCCATGTCCACGGAGCCCACTGACCCGTGCAGTGACCCCACCTTGACCTCTGAAACAGACAGCAGCTTGGAAAGCCATACCTCTCTGGGTGCGCTGGCCTGCTGCAGATAA